A stretch of Lysinibacillus agricola DNA encodes these proteins:
- a CDS encoding carbohydrate ABC transporter permease, with the protein MKQSTIWARPFYYIVVFAVATISLYPILLMILSSFKTSVDIYKNPLGLPTSFSLDTYHTLLSKIPFTTYFMNSAFVSIVSVVLIIVVCSLASFYIARFKFSWNQALFFIFLLGMMIPIKLGIVPLFILMRDLGLINSLWSLILMNTATGIPLTMLILTGFFKTMPYELEEAARIDGAGNLRVLWYVVLPLMRPALGTVVIINFIAAWNDFFFPLIFITDKMKRTIPVGMMSLFGEHSADWGSLFAGLTLASLPMILLFFIASKQFMEGLTAGAIK; encoded by the coding sequence GAAGCAAAGCACAATTTGGGCTCGACCGTTTTACTATATTGTTGTATTTGCAGTGGCGACAATAAGCTTATATCCTATTTTATTAATGATTTTATCGTCATTTAAGACGAGTGTGGATATTTACAAAAATCCTTTGGGGTTACCAACCAGCTTTAGCTTAGATACTTACCATACGTTATTGTCGAAAATTCCGTTTACAACTTATTTTATGAACAGTGCCTTTGTCAGTATTGTTTCTGTTGTATTAATAATCGTTGTTTGTTCATTGGCATCTTTTTATATTGCGCGTTTTAAATTTTCATGGAATCAAGCGCTATTTTTTATTTTCCTATTAGGGATGATGATTCCGATTAAACTTGGGATTGTACCTCTTTTCATTTTAATGCGTGATTTAGGACTTATTAATTCCTTGTGGTCACTAATATTGATGAATACTGCGACAGGAATTCCGCTGACGATGCTAATATTAACAGGTTTCTTTAAAACGATGCCCTATGAACTAGAGGAGGCTGCACGTATTGATGGAGCGGGGAATTTAAGGGTGCTCTGGTATGTAGTATTACCGTTAATGAGACCAGCACTTGGGACTGTGGTCATCATTAATTTTATTGCCGCTTGGAATGATTTTTTCTTCCCGCTTATCTTCATTACAGATAAGATGAAGCGTACAATTCCAGTTGGAATGATGTCTCTTTTCGGGGAACATTCGGCTGATTGGGGTTCGCTTTTCGCTGGTTTAACACTTGCATCATTGCCGATGATACTTTTATTCTTTATTGCTTCTAAGCAATTTATGGAGGGGCTGACGGCGGGTGCTATTAAATAA
- a CDS encoding N-acetylglucosamine kinase, which translates to MLLNKQYIIGVDGGGTKTRAVIGTKNGEVLAAVEGTGANIKSTPPEEVRQQMMKLLTRLLQKVGATGNDVSTIFLCMAGGDRQEDLARWHKWMELFFTAESCKVYVTNDAVAALTSGTFAHEGLVLIAGTGSIVYCVQKNNRVSRVGGWGYLFGDEGSGYYIGQEALRVIAQHFDAFGRDGDMFTEVILKQLELKDPTEIITLVYEHVQPRVLIASIVQTVLQLAEQNNKTAKIIIERASNYLAQLLLTMFQKEPQVKSFPIVTCGGLFESSYFANCFQEKLQQAAINNRLIQPEVPPVIGAFVKGLISEGVLITKSLQQIVKETWMSNYKK; encoded by the coding sequence GTGCTATTAAATAAACAATACATTATTGGTGTAGATGGTGGTGGGACTAAAACCCGTGCAGTTATAGGTACAAAAAACGGTGAAGTACTTGCTGCCGTTGAAGGAACAGGAGCAAATATAAAATCGACTCCACCAGAAGAAGTACGACAGCAAATGATGAAATTACTAACGCGGTTACTCCAAAAAGTTGGGGCAACGGGAAATGATGTTTCAACTATCTTTTTATGTATGGCAGGTGGGGATCGTCAGGAGGACTTAGCACGCTGGCATAAATGGATGGAATTATTTTTCACAGCTGAATCCTGCAAGGTGTATGTTACAAATGATGCGGTAGCGGCACTTACTAGCGGTACATTTGCACATGAAGGGCTTGTCCTTATTGCAGGAACTGGTTCTATTGTATATTGTGTTCAAAAAAATAATCGTGTTAGCCGTGTAGGTGGATGGGGTTATTTGTTTGGAGATGAAGGTAGTGGCTACTATATTGGGCAAGAGGCATTACGTGTTATTGCACAGCATTTCGATGCATTTGGTAGAGATGGAGATATGTTTACAGAAGTGATCTTAAAGCAACTAGAGCTAAAAGATCCAACTGAAATAATTACGCTAGTTTATGAGCATGTTCAGCCGCGTGTGTTGATTGCTTCCATTGTACAAACCGTGTTACAGCTGGCTGAACAAAATAATAAAACAGCGAAGATTATTATAGAACGTGCCAGTAATTACTTAGCCCAATTACTGCTAACGATGTTTCAGAAAGAGCCACAAGTCAAAAGCTTCCCTATTGTCACTTGCGGCGGTTTATTTGAAAGTAGTTATTTTGCTAATTGTTTTCAAGAAAAACTGCAGCAAGCAGCTATTAACAATCGACTCATTCAACCCGAAGTACCACCTGTTATCGGTGCATTTGTAAAGGGACTTATTAGTGAGGGTGTTTTAATCACGAAGTCATTACAGCAAATTGTTAAGGAAACTTGGATGAGCAACTATAAGAAATAA
- the murQ gene encoding N-acetylmuramic acid 6-phosphate etherase: MERMTKLTTEDYHPDSENLDLMSIAEIVQLMNEDDLKIPQAIAKVLPEIEQAIEAVIHALKNGGRLFYVGAGTSGRIGLLDAVECPPTFSTPPKLVQALLAGGSDAVMVAIEGAEDNCTLGKVELKKQQLSAQDVVIGIAASGRTPFVKGALVYAQQIGAQTISLASNPQSVISAYADIAIEVITGPEILTGSTRLKAATAHKQILNMITTTSMVKLGKVYKNLMVDVHASNFKLRERAKKIVCEATGVSYEKAENILEQTNFQVKLAIVMLLTKTTLNEAERLLAQSEGHVRTAVELKKD, translated from the coding sequence ATGGAACGAATGACAAAACTGACGACAGAAGACTATCATCCTGATTCAGAAAATTTAGATTTAATGTCAATTGCTGAAATTGTACAGCTTATGAATGAAGATGATTTAAAAATACCGCAAGCCATTGCAAAGGTACTACCTGAAATTGAACAAGCGATTGAGGCAGTCATTCATGCGCTGAAAAATGGAGGGAGATTATTTTATGTAGGTGCAGGGACAAGTGGTCGTATAGGTTTATTAGATGCAGTGGAATGTCCACCAACATTCAGTACTCCGCCAAAGCTCGTGCAAGCTTTATTAGCGGGTGGTTCAGACGCAGTAATGGTCGCCATAGAAGGTGCGGAGGATAACTGTACGCTAGGGAAAGTCGAGTTAAAGAAACAGCAGCTAAGTGCACAGGACGTTGTTATAGGGATTGCAGCAAGTGGTAGGACCCCCTTTGTAAAGGGAGCGTTAGTTTATGCACAACAGATAGGGGCACAAACAATAAGTTTAGCCAGCAATCCGCAATCTGTCATTAGCGCCTATGCAGATATTGCAATAGAGGTCATTACTGGCCCAGAAATCTTAACGGGTTCCACGAGGCTAAAGGCTGCGACTGCTCATAAACAAATACTAAATATGATTACGACAACATCGATGGTTAAGCTTGGAAAGGTCTATAAAAATTTAATGGTGGATGTCCATGCAAGTAATTTTAAATTACGTGAGCGTGCTAAAAAGATTGTCTGTGAGGCAACAGGTGTATCCTATGAAAAGGCGGAAAACATTTTAGAGCAGACTAATTTTCAAGTGAAGCTTGCCATTGTAATGTTACTTACGAAGACGACTTTAAATGAAGCGGAGAGATTATTAGCACAATCAGAGGGGCATGTGCGTACGGCAGTGGAGTTAAAGAAGGATTGA
- a CDS encoding MurR/RpiR family transcriptional regulator has protein sequence MEKISAGLIMLAEMREKLPPSEKKVASYILEHPSKAIKMTAVELGEASHTSSAAVIRLCKSLNISGVQELKLRIAGDLQREKTDDRDIEPNEPLRSIVEKVTMQSSQILSQTADLIDTVELNRAVSALSKANRIFFFGVGASGITAMDADQKFLRINKNSKAFMDLHLGATAVVNAEEGDVVVGISFSGETHEVAKILEIARETPATTISLTRYGSSLVSSLADICLYTSPNVEATFRSGATSSRLAQLHVIDILFMCVATSDYEQTIDYLDATRTAIQGLHKKVNTRKK, from the coding sequence ATGGAAAAAATAAGTGCGGGATTGATTATGCTTGCAGAAATGCGGGAGAAGTTACCGCCATCCGAAAAGAAGGTGGCATCCTATATTTTAGAGCATCCATCAAAGGCAATTAAAATGACAGCTGTTGAATTAGGAGAGGCGAGTCATACGAGTAGTGCGGCTGTTATTCGTTTGTGCAAATCTTTAAATATCAGTGGTGTTCAGGAGTTAAAGTTACGTATTGCTGGTGATTTGCAACGAGAAAAAACAGATGATCGCGATATTGAGCCGAATGAGCCGTTACGGTCCATTGTAGAAAAGGTGACAATGCAAAGTAGTCAAATTTTGAGCCAGACAGCGGACTTGATTGATACGGTAGAGCTGAATCGTGCGGTATCAGCATTATCAAAGGCCAACAGAATTTTCTTTTTTGGTGTCGGGGCATCTGGTATTACAGCAATGGATGCAGATCAGAAATTTTTGCGTATTAATAAGAATAGTAAGGCGTTCATGGATTTACATTTAGGAGCTACAGCAGTTGTTAACGCAGAAGAGGGGGATGTGGTAGTAGGTATTTCATTTTCTGGCGAAACTCATGAAGTTGCTAAAATCCTTGAAATTGCCCGTGAAACACCTGCAACAACAATTAGCTTGACTCGCTATGGTAGTTCACTCGTGTCAAGCTTAGCGGATATTTGTTTATACACGTCACCGAATGTAGAAGCGACATTTAGAAGCGGGGCAACATCCTCGCGTCTTGCACAGCTCCATGTAATTGACATTTTATTTATGTGCGTAGCAACGAGCGACTATGAGCAAACAATTGATTATCTGGATGCCACACGTACTGCAATTCAAGGGCTGCATAAGAAGGTCAATACGCGAAAGAAATAA
- a CDS encoding ABC transporter ATP-binding protein, translating into MAELRLEHIYKIYDKNVQAVTDFNLHIHDKEFIVFVGPSGCGKTTTLRMIAGLEDISKGEFYIDDVRMNDVESKDRSIAMVFQSYALYPHMTVYDNMAFSLKLRKVDKKEIDRRVREAAKILGLEDYLKRKPKALSGGQRQRVALGRAIVREAKVFLMDEPLSNLDAKLRVQMRAEIQKLHQRIQTTTIYVTHDQTEAMTMATRLVVMKDGLIQQTGAPKEVYDTPHNMFVADFIGSPSMNLFQGRLTETTVILGEHSFPIPPTYLRVLKEKNYLGKDIVLGIRPEDLQITAADSPYIFRATVDVAELLGAETFLYSSLANQTFIARVHADSNLQPADVVTLAMKEEKIHFFDPQTEERI; encoded by the coding sequence ATGGCGGAATTAAGATTAGAACATATATATAAGATCTACGATAAAAATGTTCAGGCTGTAACTGATTTTAATTTGCATATTCACGATAAGGAATTTATCGTTTTTGTCGGTCCATCTGGCTGCGGGAAAACAACGACATTGCGTATGATTGCGGGCTTAGAGGATATTTCAAAAGGTGAATTTTATATCGATGATGTACGAATGAATGATGTGGAGTCAAAAGATCGTAGCATTGCTATGGTGTTCCAGAGCTATGCATTATATCCACATATGACTGTCTATGATAATATGGCATTTAGTTTAAAGCTTCGGAAGGTTGATAAAAAGGAAATTGATCGACGTGTGAGAGAGGCAGCAAAAATATTAGGCTTAGAAGATTACTTAAAACGGAAGCCCAAAGCGTTATCAGGTGGACAACGTCAGCGAGTAGCTCTCGGTCGTGCTATCGTGCGTGAAGCTAAAGTTTTTTTAATGGATGAGCCACTCTCCAATTTAGATGCCAAGCTACGTGTACAAATGCGTGCTGAAATTCAGAAGCTCCATCAACGTATTCAAACAACAACCATATACGTCACACATGACCAAACTGAAGCAATGACTATGGCGACTCGTCTCGTAGTTATGAAGGATGGTCTTATTCAGCAAACTGGAGCACCAAAGGAAGTTTATGATACCCCGCATAATATGTTCGTTGCAGACTTCATTGGATCGCCTTCTATGAATCTTTTCCAAGGACGTCTAACTGAAACAACTGTAATACTTGGTGAGCATAGCTTCCCTATTCCTCCAACATATTTAAGGGTATTGAAAGAAAAAAATTATTTAGGCAAAGATATTGTACTAGGTATTCGTCCAGAAGATTTGCAAATTACAGCAGCCGATTCTCCGTACATTTTCCGTGCGACAGTAGACGTTGCTGAGTTGCTCGGTGCAGAAACCTTCCTGTACTCTTCATTAGCCAACCAAACATTTATTGCACGTGTTCATGCTGATAGCAATTTACAACCAGCCGATGTGGTGACATTAGCCATGAAAGAAGAAAAGATCCATTTCTTCGATCCCCAAACAGAAGAACGTATTTAG
- a CDS encoding PucR family transcriptional regulator encodes MNYQKLQQRFPLLRPFSGETEGYLFNFDDQLFEIPKHTITQSELELLRIFSGPITLPNDYDTAWLDYLTDQTSEAPTAIHKHRILFLHFDKAFTAPNLLRTAFEALLGKGIILISLNPQLFAIIECIEEDDLLNFSHYLDLLLEDLETSFKIFVSDVMPDITFTKKHFNWFVDIQQSLWSYTTKHVLTQQELLVPYLSLQLGVQEKNIFISSVLKEATSQHDLVQTIKQLIKYEGNISLAAKKMFMHRNTLQNRLEKFQQLTQKDIRQFEHRLEVFLAISFLESM; translated from the coding sequence ATGAACTATCAAAAATTACAGCAACGTTTTCCATTATTAAGACCCTTTTCAGGCGAGACAGAAGGCTATTTATTTAATTTTGACGATCAGCTTTTTGAAATTCCAAAACACACTATTACACAAAGTGAGCTAGAGCTATTGCGTATCTTTTCTGGACCGATCACACTGCCAAATGATTATGATACGGCTTGGCTTGATTATTTAACAGATCAAACAAGTGAAGCTCCAACAGCAATTCATAAACATCGCATACTATTTCTTCATTTTGACAAAGCATTTACTGCTCCTAATTTACTTCGGACAGCCTTTGAAGCATTACTTGGAAAAGGCATTATACTCATATCACTAAATCCTCAATTATTTGCGATCATTGAATGTATTGAAGAAGATGATTTACTTAATTTTTCTCATTATCTCGATCTTTTACTGGAGGATTTAGAGACCAGCTTTAAGATATTCGTTTCTGATGTTATGCCAGACATCACTTTTACAAAAAAACACTTTAACTGGTTCGTTGATATACAGCAATCACTTTGGTCTTATACAACTAAGCATGTGCTTACACAACAAGAGCTATTAGTGCCGTACTTATCATTGCAACTCGGCGTACAGGAGAAAAATATTTTTATATCCTCTGTTTTAAAAGAAGCGACCTCACAGCATGATTTAGTACAAACTATAAAGCAATTGATTAAATACGAGGGAAATATATCACTTGCTGCTAAAAAGATGTTTATGCACCGGAATACACTCCAAAACCGTCTGGAGAAATTTCAACAGCTTACTCAAAAGGATATTCGGCAATTTGAACATCGGCTTGAAGTGTTTCTTGCTATCTCCTTTTTAGAGTCCATGTAA
- a CDS encoding MMPL family transporter: MKKHPLEQWGSMVASKKGRLLALVFGFLLVVVLSFAWPQINSIKSESGKNLPESEMSQQAAAIIAEQFPNEAGTPLLLVWHRESGLTTDDFVAIQKIYGELKAKPLENQTLIPPYDKMPPQAFVASASENGTTIVTPVFFEKGVATDALRESLKTLTKTMDTYNVQLDKNLASGDLHVRYSGPVGIATDAVSLFSQADVKLLIATVLLVLVLLIIIYRSPLLAIIPLIVVVLAYGVISPTLGFMADHGWIDKDSQAVSIMTVLLFGAGTDYCLFLISKYREILFDIEDKTTAMKLAIKESGGAIMMSALTVVIGLATLSLAHYGAFQRFAVPFSFGVLVMGIAALVVLPAILVMIGRVAFFPFIPRTEEMAHKKGKKQHKPTHKISHKIGRFVTHKPWIVIVVTLLLLGGLVAFVPRIQYTFDLLSSFPEDMPSREGFTLIEENFSPGELAPVQLVIDTEGTDINLRQPLTEISYIDSVVDVQIGKKNNDIQLYELFLNANPYAKESLAHIPELKAEVAKVLEAEGVKNAESHIWIGGETASQYDTQQITVRDETVIMPTMIALIALLLFIYLRSLTATVYLLATVIISYFGALGAGWLILHHVMGAEAISGAIPLYAFVFLVALGEDYNIFMISEIWKKRRTKDHLTAVEEGVVRTGSVITSAGLILAGTFAVLATLPIQVLVQFGVVTAIGVLLDTFIVRPLLVPAITTILGKYAFWPGALFKKDE, translated from the coding sequence ATGAAAAAACATCCACTTGAGCAATGGGGCTCAATGGTAGCAAGTAAAAAGGGTCGTTTATTAGCCCTTGTTTTTGGGTTTTTACTTGTGGTTGTACTCTCTTTTGCTTGGCCACAGATTAATAGTATCAAGAGTGAATCTGGTAAAAATTTACCCGAGAGCGAAATGTCTCAGCAAGCAGCGGCTATTATTGCAGAACAATTTCCGAATGAAGCAGGCACACCATTATTACTCGTTTGGCATCGAGAAAGTGGGCTAACTACCGACGATTTCGTAGCCATCCAAAAGATTTACGGAGAGCTTAAAGCTAAACCTTTAGAAAACCAAACTCTTATTCCACCTTATGATAAAATGCCGCCACAAGCCTTCGTAGCATCTGCTTCTGAAAACGGCACGACTATCGTGACGCCTGTTTTCTTTGAAAAAGGTGTTGCTACTGATGCATTGCGGGAAAGTTTAAAAACATTAACAAAAACAATGGATACGTATAATGTCCAACTAGATAAAAACTTAGCTAGTGGCGATCTTCATGTGCGTTATTCCGGACCAGTTGGTATCGCTACGGATGCTGTCAGTTTATTCTCTCAGGCTGATGTGAAATTATTAATTGCAACAGTGCTCCTTGTTTTAGTATTACTAATTATTATTTATCGTTCACCATTATTAGCTATTATTCCATTAATCGTTGTTGTTCTTGCCTATGGTGTCATAAGTCCAACGCTCGGCTTCATGGCCGATCATGGATGGATAGATAAGGATTCGCAGGCCGTCTCTATTATGACTGTATTACTCTTTGGTGCAGGTACAGACTATTGTTTATTTTTAATATCAAAGTACCGAGAGATATTATTTGATATTGAGGATAAGACTACTGCCATGAAGCTTGCTATAAAGGAATCTGGCGGTGCAATTATGATGAGTGCCTTAACGGTTGTCATCGGTCTAGCTACTCTTAGTCTTGCCCATTATGGTGCATTCCAACGCTTTGCAGTTCCATTTAGCTTTGGCGTACTCGTGATGGGAATTGCAGCACTTGTTGTTCTTCCAGCAATTCTTGTCATGATAGGTCGCGTCGCCTTCTTCCCATTCATACCTCGAACAGAGGAAATGGCTCATAAGAAGGGTAAAAAACAGCACAAACCAACACATAAAATCAGCCATAAAATTGGGCGCTTCGTGACGCATAAACCATGGATTGTCATTGTTGTAACTTTACTGTTACTAGGTGGATTAGTAGCATTCGTACCACGTATTCAGTATACTTTTGACTTATTATCGTCATTCCCTGAGGATATGCCATCACGTGAAGGCTTTACTTTAATAGAAGAAAATTTCTCACCTGGAGAACTAGCACCTGTACAGCTTGTCATTGACACAGAGGGAACAGATATTAATTTGCGGCAGCCATTAACGGAAATCTCTTATATCGATAGTGTTGTAGATGTCCAAATCGGAAAGAAAAATAATGACATTCAATTGTACGAACTTTTTTTAAATGCAAATCCTTATGCTAAGGAATCGTTAGCTCATATTCCAGAGCTTAAGGCAGAGGTTGCAAAAGTGCTTGAAGCTGAAGGTGTAAAAAATGCAGAAAGTCATATCTGGATCGGTGGTGAGACAGCCAGTCAATATGATACACAACAAATAACTGTACGTGATGAAACGGTTATTATGCCGACAATGATTGCTTTAATTGCTTTACTATTATTTATTTATCTGCGTTCATTAACAGCGACTGTTTATTTATTAGCAACGGTTATTATTTCTTATTTCGGGGCACTGGGTGCAGGATGGCTTATTTTACACCATGTAATGGGAGCAGAGGCCATTTCAGGAGCAATCCCACTATATGCGTTTGTATTTTTAGTAGCACTCGGGGAAGATTATAATATCTTTATGATTTCGGAAATTTGGAAGAAACGTAGAACAAAAGATCACTTAACAGCGGTTGAGGAAGGTGTCGTACGAACAGGAAGTGTTATTACATCTGCTGGTCTTATTCTAGCTGGAACATTTGCTGTCCTAGCTACATTACCTATTCAAGTACTTGTCCAATTTGGTGTTGTTACTGCAATTGGTGTACTTCTTGATACATTCATTGTACGTCCTTTACTAGTGCCTGCTATTACAACTATTTTAGGTAAATATGCGTTCTGGCCAGGTGCATTATTTAAAAAAGATGAATAA
- a CDS encoding TetR/AcrR family transcriptional regulator, translated as MKQSPRVLGRPRNDINAKPTKAVVLETATKLFIKEGYKNISMDDVAKACNVTKATIYYYYPTKGELYTSALIEMMNKIRQAIIRILEQSKPFKERLEELVEVHLSATVAIDMKNFMREATMNLSESQILKVHASENELYKTIQQAMQIEMEKGTIHQGNAEFFAHTFLSLMTVGYFKDGEGNRLFQTEAIAAKEIVDFFWKSVGK; from the coding sequence TTGAAACAATCACCACGTGTTTTAGGAAGACCTCGCAATGACATCAATGCAAAACCCACAAAAGCTGTTGTTTTAGAAACTGCAACAAAGCTTTTTATAAAAGAGGGCTACAAAAACATTTCGATGGATGATGTAGCGAAAGCTTGCAATGTGACAAAAGCGACTATTTATTACTATTACCCTACTAAAGGGGAGCTATATACATCAGCACTAATTGAAATGATGAACAAAATAAGACAAGCTATTATACGAATTTTAGAACAGTCTAAACCTTTTAAAGAAAGGCTAGAGGAGCTTGTTGAAGTACATTTATCTGCAACCGTAGCTATTGACATGAAAAATTTTATGCGTGAAGCAACTATGAATTTATCCGAATCACAAATCTTAAAAGTTCATGCATCAGAAAATGAACTGTATAAAACGATCCAGCAAGCGATGCAAATTGAAATGGAAAAAGGGACGATTCACCAAGGAAACGCAGAATTTTTTGCACATACTTTTTTGTCTCTAATGACAGTGGGGTATTTTAAAGATGGAGAAGGGAATAGGTTATTTCAAACAGAAGCCATCGCTGCAAAAGAGATTGTAGATTTCTTCTGGAAATCTGTTGGAAAATAA
- a CDS encoding DUF1641 domain-containing protein, with the protein MSETNNQTQSEQLTVSQEQLDVLDQLLKPEVQESLTTLVEQLPKLTEMMTLLTKSYDFAQAVATDEVLKNDTVGAVTEMAGPVVGSAKNLAATAIEAKDRASESQEVVGLFGLVKMLKDPQVQSVFRFVNAFLQVNAERKAK; encoded by the coding sequence ATGTCAGAAACGAATAACCAAACACAGTCTGAACAATTAACTGTTAGTCAAGAACAATTGGATGTGCTAGATCAATTATTAAAGCCTGAGGTTCAGGAATCACTTACAACTTTAGTTGAACAATTACCAAAGTTAACTGAAATGATGACGTTATTAACAAAGTCATATGACTTTGCTCAAGCAGTTGCAACTGACGAAGTGCTTAAAAATGATACTGTTGGTGCTGTAACAGAAATGGCAGGTCCTGTAGTAGGCTCAGCTAAAAACCTTGCAGCTACTGCAATTGAAGCGAAAGATCGTGCTTCTGAAAGCCAAGAAGTAGTTGGTTTATTCGGTCTTGTGAAAATGTTAAAAGACCCACAAGTTCAAAGTGTTTTCCGTTTTGTTAATGCTTTCTTACAAGTAAACGCTGAACGTAAAGCTAAATAA
- a CDS encoding NAD(P)/FAD-dependent oxidoreductase, giving the protein MSKEIVILGAGYAGVLTALTARKYLSADEAKITVVNQFPTHQIITELHRLAGGTIAEGAVALPLKKIFKGLDIDLQIAKVTKFNVDTKKVDLDTGYTLNYDTLVVSLGSQTGFFGIPGLEENSMVLKSVNDANKINKHIEDRIKAYAQTKDEADATIVIGGGGLTGVELVGEIVDNFPKIAAKHGVNFADLKIKLVEAGPKILPVLPDALIQRATESLTKRGVEFITGTPVTGVDGNVISLKDREPIIANTLVWTGGVAPLPLVGESGLAADRGKATINEFLQSTSHDDVFVIGDASVALPGDGGRPLYAPTAQVAWQMGEFAGYNLFAQYKNQEMKSFSAINSGTLASLGRKDAVATIGASNTELKGLPATLMKEASNIRYLTHIKALFGLAY; this is encoded by the coding sequence ATGTCAAAAGAAATCGTCATCTTAGGTGCTGGTTACGCTGGCGTTTTAACTGCATTAACAGCACGTAAGTATCTATCAGCTGATGAAGCTAAAATTACTGTAGTAAACCAATTCCCAACACACCAAATTATCACTGAACTTCACCGTTTAGCTGGAGGTACTATTGCTGAAGGTGCTGTTGCTTTACCACTTAAAAAAATCTTTAAAGGTTTAGATATCGATTTACAAATCGCTAAAGTAACAAAATTCAACGTAGACACTAAAAAAGTTGACCTAGATACTGGTTATACTTTAAATTACGATACTTTAGTAGTATCTTTAGGTAGCCAAACTGGATTCTTCGGTATCCCTGGATTAGAAGAAAACTCAATGGTACTTAAATCAGTGAACGATGCAAATAAAATTAACAAACACATCGAAGACCGTATTAAAGCATATGCACAAACAAAAGACGAAGCAGATGCGACAATCGTTATCGGTGGTGGCGGTTTAACAGGTGTTGAGCTTGTTGGTGAAATCGTGGACAACTTCCCGAAAATCGCAGCAAAACACGGTGTTAACTTTGCTGATCTAAAAATCAAACTTGTTGAAGCTGGTCCGAAAATCTTACCAGTACTTCCAGATGCACTTATCCAACGTGCTACTGAAAGCTTAACAAAACGTGGAGTTGAATTTATTACTGGCACTCCTGTTACGGGCGTTGATGGTAATGTCATCTCTCTTAAAGATCGTGAACCAATCATTGCCAACACACTTGTTTGGACAGGTGGGGTAGCTCCACTTCCACTAGTAGGTGAGTCTGGTCTAGCTGCAGACCGTGGCAAAGCAACAATTAACGAGTTCTTACAATCTACATCTCATGATGATGTATTTGTAATTGGTGACGCATCTGTTGCATTACCGGGCGACGGTGGACGTCCACTATACGCTCCAACTGCTCAAGTTGCATGGCAAATGGGTGAGTTCGCTGGCTACAACTTATTCGCACAATACAAAAACCAAGAGATGAAATCATTCTCAGCAATTAACTCTGGTACACTTGCAAGCTTAGGTCGCAAAGACGCTGTTGCGACTATTGGTGCTAGCAACACAGAACTTAAAGGCCTTCCAGCAACACTTATGAAAGAAGCGTCTAACATTCGCTATCTTACACACATTAAAGCGCTATTCGGCTTAGCATACTAA
- the hxlA gene encoding 3-hexulose-6-phosphate synthase encodes MNNIKIQLALDRMAIEDCIQLVETTEKYIQWIEVGTGVIKEYGMAAVRELSTRFQGKTIVADMKTCDAGKHESMQAFESGATITTVMGFAPNATIKQCLEVATEYGGEVMIDLLGVETANRVKKIYELGARLFCLHVGKDMQQNGELVSSSLFKLVEGLEGIRIAAAGGITEKTVSDLLVAGVEILIVGSFITGSTEPEANAKLFSDVIKETII; translated from the coding sequence ATGAATAATATTAAAATTCAGCTGGCATTAGATCGAATGGCGATAGAAGATTGTATTCAATTAGTGGAGACAACGGAAAAGTACATTCAGTGGATCGAAGTTGGTACAGGTGTCATAAAAGAATATGGCATGGCTGCTGTACGTGAGTTGAGTACACGTTTTCAAGGAAAGACAATTGTAGCGGATATGAAAACATGTGATGCTGGGAAACATGAAAGTATGCAGGCTTTCGAATCAGGTGCTACTATAACGACTGTTATGGGATTTGCTCCGAATGCGACAATCAAGCAATGCCTGGAAGTCGCTACTGAATACGGTGGAGAAGTTATGATTGATTTACTTGGCGTAGAAACAGCAAATCGGGTGAAGAAGATTTATGAACTAGGTGCGAGGCTTTTCTGTCTTCATGTTGGAAAAGATATGCAACAAAACGGCGAGCTAGTATCATCATCTTTATTTAAGTTAGTAGAAGGTTTAGAGGGTATTCGAATTGCAGCTGCAGGTGGAATAACTGAAAAAACAGTTTCAGATCTTCTTGTAGCAGGGGTGGAAATTCTTATTGTTGGTAGCTTTATTACTGGAAGTACTGAACCAGAGGCTAATGCCAAACTCTTTTCGGATGTAATTAAAGAAACGATCATTTAG